The following coding sequences are from one Amphiprion ocellaris isolate individual 3 ecotype Okinawa chromosome 19, ASM2253959v1, whole genome shotgun sequence window:
- the rpsa gene encoding 40S ribosomal protein SA isoform X4 produces MSGGLDVLQMKEEDVLKFLAAGTHLGGTNLDFQMEQYVYKRKSDGVYIINLKKTWEKLLLAARAIVAIENPADVCVISSRNTGQRAVLKFASATGATTFHGRFTPGTFTNQIQAAFREPRLLIVTDPRADHQPLTEASYVNIPTIALCNTDSPLRYVDISIPCNNKGHHSVGLMWWMLAREVLRMRGTISREHPWEVMPDLYFYRDPEEIEKEEQAAAEKAVGKEEFQGEWSAPAAEFPQTEVADWSEGVAVPSVPIQQFPAAAAAVKPEDWSNQPATEDWSTAPTAQASDWGGATSDWS; encoded by the exons ATGTCCGGAGGTCTGGATGTCCTTCaaatgaaggaggaggatgtgCTGAAGTTCCTGGCTGCAGGAACCCATCTGGGAGGCACCAACTTGGACTTCCAGATGGAGCAGTACGTCTACAAGAGAAAAAGCGACG GTGTGTATATCATTAACCTGAAGAAGACCTgggagaagctgctgctggcagCCAGGGCTATTGTTGCCATTGAAAACCCAGCTGATGTGTGCGTCATTTCTTCCAGGAACACTGGACAG AGAGCAGTGCTGAAGTTTGCCTCTGCCACCGGTGCCACCACCTTCCACGGTCGGTTTACCCCCGGTACATTCACCAATCAGATCCAGGCAGCCTTCAGGGAGCCCCGCCTCCTGATTGTGACTGATCCTCGTGCCGACCATCAGCCACTGACTGAGGCTTCCTACGTCAACATCCCCACCATTGCTCTGTGCAACACTGACTCCCCACTGAGATACGTGGACATCTCCATCCCCTGTAACAACAAG GGTCACCACTCTGTGGGTCTGATGTGGTGGATGCTGGCCAGGGAGGTTCTCAGGATGAGGGGTACCATCTCCAGGGAGCACCCATGGGAGGTCATGCCTGATCTGTACTTCTACAGAGACCCTGAGGAG attgAGAAGGAGGAGCAGGCTGCAGCTGAGAAGGCTGTTGGAAAGGAGGAGTTCCAGGGTGAATGGAGCGCTCCTGCAGCTGAGTTTCCCCAGACTGAAGTGGCCGACTGGTCTGAGGGTGTTGCAGTTCCATCTGTGCCCATCCAGCAGTTCCCTGCAG ctgctgcagctgttaaGCCAG AGGACTGGAGCAATCAGCCTGCCACAGAGGACTGGTCCACTGCACCCACTGCTCAGGCTTCTGACTGGGGTGGCGCCACATCTGACTGGTCTTAA
- the LOC111570695 gene encoding mitochondrial glycine transporter A-like, whose amino-acid sequence MELSLAHPAIKAFMCGSFSGTCSTLLFQPLDLIKTRLQTLQSGVQPGSGRVGMMSVLLSVVRTERLLGLWKGVSPSFARTIPGVGIYFSTYYSVKQHFFQDSSQGAMEAVLLGGGARMVAGVVMLPVTVIKTRFECGRYSYGSVTGALRSVCQTEGPAALFSGLMATLLRDVPFSGIYVMFYSQTKASLPKEISSSPSAPLANFSCGILAGVLASLITQPADVVKTHVQVNPQSLRTAEAIRIIYMEHGLQGFFRGAVPRCLRRTLMAAMAWTVYEQMMAHIGLKS is encoded by the exons ATGGAGCTGTCACTG GCTCACCCGGCCATCAAAGCCTTCATGTGTGGCTCCTTCAGCGGGACCTGCTCCACGCTACTGTTCCAGCCTCTCGACCTGATCAAGACCCGTCTGCAGACGCTGCAGAGCGGCGTGCAGCCCGG TTCAGGCAGAGTGGGGATGATGTCGGTGCTCCTCAGCGTCGTTCGGACAGAGAGGCTGCTGGGACTGTGGAAAGGAGTTTCACCG TCCTTCGCTCGCACCATCCCAGGAGTGGGCATCTACTTCAGCACCTACTACTCTGTGAAGCAGCACTTCTTCCAGGACAGCAGCCAGGGGGCCATGGAGGCCGTGCTGCTGGGAGGAGGAGCCCGGATGGTGGCGGGGGTCGTGATGCTGCCGGTTACTGTCATCAAGACACGCTTTGAA TGTGGCAGGTACAGTTATGGGAGTGTAACCGGGGCTCTGCGCAGCGTCTGTCAGACTGAAGGTCCTGCTGCTCTGTTCTCTGGACTCATGGCGACGCTCCTCAGAGACGTTCCTTTCTCTGGGATCTACGTCATGTTCTACAGTCAGACCAAGGCCTCGCTGCCCAAAG AGATCAGCTCCTCTCCCTCGGCCCCGCTGGCTAACTTCAGCTGTGGGATCCTGGCTGGTGTTCTGGCCTCCCTGATCACTCAGCCGGCCGATGTGGTCAAAACACACGTTCAAGTGAATCCACAGTCCCTGAGGACAGCGGAGGCTATCAGAATCATCTACATG GAACATGGACTCCAGGGCTTCTTCAGGGGGGCAGTTCCTCGGTGTCTGAGGAGGACCCTGATGGCAGCCATGGCGTGGACGGTGTATGAGCAGATGATGGCACACATTGGACTGAAGTCGTGA
- the rpsa gene encoding 40S ribosomal protein SA isoform X2 — protein MSGGLDVLQMKEEDVLKFLAAGTHLGGTNLDFQMEQYVYKRKSDGVYIINLKKTWEKLLLAARAIVAIENPADVCVISSRNTGQRAVLKFASATGATTFHGRFTPGTFTNQIQAAFREPRLLIVTDPRADHQPLTEASYVNIPTIALCNTDSPLRYVDISIPCNNKGHHSVGLMWWMLAREVLRMRGTISREHPWEVMPDLYFYRDPEEIEKEEQAAAEKAVGKEEFQGEWSAPAAEFPQTEVADWSEGVAVPSVPIQQFPAAAAAVKPGEVFSEDWSNQPATEDWSTAPTAQASDWGGATSDWS, from the exons ATGTCCGGAGGTCTGGATGTCCTTCaaatgaaggaggaggatgtgCTGAAGTTCCTGGCTGCAGGAACCCATCTGGGAGGCACCAACTTGGACTTCCAGATGGAGCAGTACGTCTACAAGAGAAAAAGCGACG GTGTGTATATCATTAACCTGAAGAAGACCTgggagaagctgctgctggcagCCAGGGCTATTGTTGCCATTGAAAACCCAGCTGATGTGTGCGTCATTTCTTCCAGGAACACTGGACAG AGAGCAGTGCTGAAGTTTGCCTCTGCCACCGGTGCCACCACCTTCCACGGTCGGTTTACCCCCGGTACATTCACCAATCAGATCCAGGCAGCCTTCAGGGAGCCCCGCCTCCTGATTGTGACTGATCCTCGTGCCGACCATCAGCCACTGACTGAGGCTTCCTACGTCAACATCCCCACCATTGCTCTGTGCAACACTGACTCCCCACTGAGATACGTGGACATCTCCATCCCCTGTAACAACAAG GGTCACCACTCTGTGGGTCTGATGTGGTGGATGCTGGCCAGGGAGGTTCTCAGGATGAGGGGTACCATCTCCAGGGAGCACCCATGGGAGGTCATGCCTGATCTGTACTTCTACAGAGACCCTGAGGAG attgAGAAGGAGGAGCAGGCTGCAGCTGAGAAGGCTGTTGGAAAGGAGGAGTTCCAGGGTGAATGGAGCGCTCCTGCAGCTGAGTTTCCCCAGACTGAAGTGGCCGACTGGTCTGAGGGTGTTGCAGTTCCATCTGTGCCCATCCAGCAGTTCCCTGCAG ctgctgcagctgttaaGCCAGGTGAAGTATTTTCTG AGGACTGGAGCAATCAGCCTGCCACAGAGGACTGGTCCACTGCACCCACTGCTCAGGCTTCTGACTGGGGTGGCGCCACATCTGACTGGTCTTAA
- the rpsa gene encoding 40S ribosomal protein SA isoform X1: MSGGLDVLQMKEEDVLKFLAAGTHLGGTNLDFQMEQYVYKRKSDGVYIINLKKTWEKLLLAARAIVAIENPADVCVISSRNTGQRAVLKFASATGATTFHGRFTPGTFTNQIQAAFREPRLLIVTDPRADHQPLTEASYVNIPTIALCNTDSPLRYVDISIPCNNKGHHSVGLMWWMLAREVLRMRGTISREHPWEVMPDLYFYRDPEEIEKEEQAAAEKAVGKEEFQGEWSAPAAEFPQTEVADWSEGVAVPSVPIQQFPAAAAAVKPGEVFSAEDWSNQPATEDWSTAPTAQASDWGGATSDWS; the protein is encoded by the exons ATGTCCGGAGGTCTGGATGTCCTTCaaatgaaggaggaggatgtgCTGAAGTTCCTGGCTGCAGGAACCCATCTGGGAGGCACCAACTTGGACTTCCAGATGGAGCAGTACGTCTACAAGAGAAAAAGCGACG GTGTGTATATCATTAACCTGAAGAAGACCTgggagaagctgctgctggcagCCAGGGCTATTGTTGCCATTGAAAACCCAGCTGATGTGTGCGTCATTTCTTCCAGGAACACTGGACAG AGAGCAGTGCTGAAGTTTGCCTCTGCCACCGGTGCCACCACCTTCCACGGTCGGTTTACCCCCGGTACATTCACCAATCAGATCCAGGCAGCCTTCAGGGAGCCCCGCCTCCTGATTGTGACTGATCCTCGTGCCGACCATCAGCCACTGACTGAGGCTTCCTACGTCAACATCCCCACCATTGCTCTGTGCAACACTGACTCCCCACTGAGATACGTGGACATCTCCATCCCCTGTAACAACAAG GGTCACCACTCTGTGGGTCTGATGTGGTGGATGCTGGCCAGGGAGGTTCTCAGGATGAGGGGTACCATCTCCAGGGAGCACCCATGGGAGGTCATGCCTGATCTGTACTTCTACAGAGACCCTGAGGAG attgAGAAGGAGGAGCAGGCTGCAGCTGAGAAGGCTGTTGGAAAGGAGGAGTTCCAGGGTGAATGGAGCGCTCCTGCAGCTGAGTTTCCCCAGACTGAAGTGGCCGACTGGTCTGAGGGTGTTGCAGTTCCATCTGTGCCCATCCAGCAGTTCCCTGCAG ctgctgcagctgttaaGCCAGGTGAAGTATTTTCTG caGAGGACTGGAGCAATCAGCCTGCCACAGAGGACTGGTCCACTGCACCCACTGCTCAGGCTTCTGACTGGGGTGGCGCCACATCTGACTGGTCTTAA
- the rpsa gene encoding 40S ribosomal protein SA isoform X3, with the protein MSGGLDVLQMKEEDVLKFLAAGTHLGGTNLDFQMEQYVYKRKSDGVYIINLKKTWEKLLLAARAIVAIENPADVCVISSRNTGQRAVLKFASATGATTFHGRFTPGTFTNQIQAAFREPRLLIVTDPRADHQPLTEASYVNIPTIALCNTDSPLRYVDISIPCNNKGHHSVGLMWWMLAREVLRMRGTISREHPWEVMPDLYFYRDPEEIEKEEQAAAEKAVGKEEFQGEWSAPAAEFPQTEVADWSEGVAVPSVPIQQFPAAAAAVKPAEDWSNQPATEDWSTAPTAQASDWGGATSDWS; encoded by the exons ATGTCCGGAGGTCTGGATGTCCTTCaaatgaaggaggaggatgtgCTGAAGTTCCTGGCTGCAGGAACCCATCTGGGAGGCACCAACTTGGACTTCCAGATGGAGCAGTACGTCTACAAGAGAAAAAGCGACG GTGTGTATATCATTAACCTGAAGAAGACCTgggagaagctgctgctggcagCCAGGGCTATTGTTGCCATTGAAAACCCAGCTGATGTGTGCGTCATTTCTTCCAGGAACACTGGACAG AGAGCAGTGCTGAAGTTTGCCTCTGCCACCGGTGCCACCACCTTCCACGGTCGGTTTACCCCCGGTACATTCACCAATCAGATCCAGGCAGCCTTCAGGGAGCCCCGCCTCCTGATTGTGACTGATCCTCGTGCCGACCATCAGCCACTGACTGAGGCTTCCTACGTCAACATCCCCACCATTGCTCTGTGCAACACTGACTCCCCACTGAGATACGTGGACATCTCCATCCCCTGTAACAACAAG GGTCACCACTCTGTGGGTCTGATGTGGTGGATGCTGGCCAGGGAGGTTCTCAGGATGAGGGGTACCATCTCCAGGGAGCACCCATGGGAGGTCATGCCTGATCTGTACTTCTACAGAGACCCTGAGGAG attgAGAAGGAGGAGCAGGCTGCAGCTGAGAAGGCTGTTGGAAAGGAGGAGTTCCAGGGTGAATGGAGCGCTCCTGCAGCTGAGTTTCCCCAGACTGAAGTGGCCGACTGGTCTGAGGGTGTTGCAGTTCCATCTGTGCCCATCCAGCAGTTCCCTGCAG ctgctgcagctgttaaGCCAG caGAGGACTGGAGCAATCAGCCTGCCACAGAGGACTGGTCCACTGCACCCACTGCTCAGGCTTCTGACTGGGGTGGCGCCACATCTGACTGGTCTTAA